The genomic window AGCAGCAGATTAAAATTCACTTCCCCTAAATcctatgtttcttcttctctttcatctctttTAATAAGATATAATATACCAAACAAttcaataaaaactttttttttaataatgaaaaaagaaaacaaaataaaaacactgcTCACCTGAAAACAAGTTTTTTTCCCTAACCACTTAACTTTGCCAAAAGACTTAAACGCTTAATCGTTATCAGGTTAAGTTTGTCATAAATTGATAAAAGATTAACTTGTCCTTTAAATGAATCCCAAGTTTAATTGACAATAATCAAACGGTTTCCAATGTAGCAAGGGGAGCCTGCAGCTGCCATGCCATTTTAAAGCTTGTTGTCAGAGAAAGTGGGAGCTTCTATTTGTCTGATGAAGCAAAGACTGTGGTAAAAAAATTTTAGACGGTGTTTCtacagatcaatgtacaagaaccaAATCAAAATGACAACAAATTTCCTCTGCGAAGGAACAACAGAGACATTAAAACTGATTCTCCCAACAACACTTCTAGCCATTAAAGTAAGCTTCAAAGTCTTTTCCATGATATAaaaacttaaaaaagaatttCATGTCTGATGAGATTTAGCTTCCCTCTGAAACGATATTAAAAATGGTTCCTGAAAATCAAATCTCAGTCTACTTGAAACCTCATACCAATCTACCCCACCTGATTTAAGAGTATATGAAACTAACTTTGCAGAGAATTCATTCTTTGTGAACCCTGTTCCACTTTTCAGTTTTCTTAATAACCAAACATTTTACAATAAGTCAAAATACAACCATCCTTTAGCTACCTTCAAAAATAAGCCTTTTCCAGACCAATCTTGTTTTAAATTCTGATTTTTTCCCATTTATTTGGTAGAATTTACCAGCACTGCATTCaatagtcacacatgcacacgcacattaaTTTAGACCCATTCTAAATGCTCAGGTAGACAGGCACACATTAAAAATGTACAAGTAGACATGACACATCTGATTCCACAATGGATAAATTGTTTAGAACTaggggagcttttttttttcctaattaaTCACACAATTCACTTCTAACTGTTGACTGGTCAATCCACAGATTGTGAATTTTATTTTCTCCATACATTGAGTATTAACTTTTTGTAACTGATACTGAAGATTCAAATACATGGTCAGTGACCTTCATACTACTGGAAAACAAATCATAGGAAAATGATAATTTAGGTTACTCAACCTAACTGACAGTTGGGAAACACCTATTCATCACTTTTGCCATCAAAACTGCCATGCATATGCCTGTGTAAATATGATTACATGCATACAATTGCACAAAGGCATGCAACTGCATATTTTCTCTACAAATTACTTTCATTTATATATCAGCTCCCTTCCCCACAACCAAacaaatgttaaaaaataaacatttattCTAACAAATTCCTGCACACTGATATGCTAACCACAACATGCACTCACACTGTTTTTACAAGAAAATTTATCAAAGAGCGAGAACAATAAAACATTGtataaataaattaaaagaataataaaataacacTGGACAAACATTTTCATAGATGAATATTCATTAACAAGCATTTTACATTTAGTACTGTTCAGATGATCAGCTGCAATTGACCAATTTTTAAGTTTTAAAGCTTATCACCGCAACGTGCAAGTAGATGAAATATCGATCTTCTCTCTACATAAAGTACATTGTATTATGAACATATATCAGCAATTCCACTATAGGGAGTTTCAAGTTAACAAACACAGACcgatagaacaaaaaaaaaaaaaaaaagtcggtttgctttcttgttttcagagaggagggaagagtgtGATGACACAACGCATAAATTCTCAAAGGGCAACAACCATGGTTATTAGCACTGTCAGTGGCTAATGCATGAACAATGGGCCACaatcagcaacaatagcagcataCAAGGCAGAAGTCTGTTGTCTCTACAGACTTCAGAGCTTAGGTATGCCCTATTCAATAGATGTCTTGTCCGTCATGTACCAGAGAGTATAAACACTCTCGTACTCATATAGTTCCATGTGGAAACACATAaggcaagcacgcgcgcacactcactcacacacaccacacattcttcTTGACACATGCACTCCTTTTCATATCAATTCACAAACCACCTTTGTCTTTAGTACAGCATTTTCAAGTggttaaggaagaaaaaaaagggaaaaaaagatgacGGCAGTGATTGGTTTTGATTCAGGACTGAATACAGCACAAGATGTTGAAACCTCCCCTTCAGATGCCAGCATCCACTTCCAAGCAGCCACATTGCTGGCTGCCTCTGAACAAATAGCCCTGGCGGTACTCAAAGGGCCTGACCCTGGCTTCCAGGAAGATCTCCCACGGCCTGGAGGAAGTTTGAGGATCGAAAACCAGCTTCCACTTAGCTATAGCAGCATGGAAAGAAAATCCTCTTTCCCTGTAGAGGAGCTGTGATGTCTCCACGGCGCATGGAGGAACTCTTCCTTGCACAAGGAAGTGCTGTGATGCCTGCGGGCTGTCTCCGGCCAGCGCCTTCTGCTGATGAATGATGGCATGCACCAGATGGTACTGCAGCTCCTGATAGGAACAGACTTGGCTCCTAATCGAAGCATCCCAGGCACTGTGTTGACCTTGACTTattttgtgtgttctttcataCCCCCACAGCCACCCGAGCaacacaggaggggtggggggagggtttgtgggcgtgggggggtggggggttctacaGCACGCTGCTAAAACTCAATTATTTTCACAATTCTAAATGCATGTTACGTTCAATCCACTTTCTGCAGGCGAGCAACAATCTTTCCATCCCACATTGGCACCACTACATTGTCATCCTTGATCTCTTCGAACACAGCACCCTCGCCAAACTCATCACTGTCCCGCTTGAAGAAATacctgcaacacaacgcaacaaaataTATCAATAAAAATTTGCATGATCGGATGCACATGTTAAATTCTTATCACAAATTCAACAAACTGACGCTTCTTTCAGTACTTTCCTTCAAGCGTTCTGGACAGTGAACAGCTCTTCTTACAAAATATCAATATCCTGCACTAATCTCGAATGTTTAAGCATTATTTCAACAGACTTTATTCCCCAATCACACCCCAAACCACACTTGTTTTCACTTGCAATTGTCATTTGGAGTGTGGTAAAAGAGGAGACAAGAAAATACATTGTAACCTCTGAACATGAGTGCTAGGATAATTTGGGtgtcagagaacacacacacacacacatacacaagcacacacacactcacacagggatCATtacaagcaataacaacaacaaaaataaaaagaagagaaagcaacagaaacacagaggtgCTGCTGTAGACTGACTTGAAATTCCCCCTCTTGGTGTTGAGATGCCTGATCTGTTCCAGCGTGATGCTGCGGCCAGGCAGAGTGAAGCGGTAAGGAATGGGCTCCTGCTCATAGTACATCCCCACCACCACGCTGTCACCCTGCGAACTGCCACCCGATGGTCGTGAAGGTCTTTGGGGGTTACTGCAAAAATAGAAATATcctcatacatgtatatatacatatgcccgTGTATGCGTGAGAAATCATCAAggaatgcatgtatgtgcgtgtgtgtttgtatttacaCCTACTTCACAAAAGACAGGGGACAGCAGagaactcccctcctccccaactcccactttctctctgctCATCTACTCCTTTTCTTTGACCACCATCTTCTCAAAACATACGCAAACACATGAGCTTTAACCCAAgtgtgaagggggaaaaaaaacaagaaaagcagaGCTCTGTGAAACATAAAAGCTGAACTTACTCAGGTGCAACAGCAGAAGAGTCCAGATCACTAGGCACCGTGCGCACAGAAGGCATATGCGATGGAGGAAGCATGCCCGCACCAGGCACAATACGAACTTTTTCTTTTGAAGGCACTCCAGCGAAAGACCTGAAACAGGAGCATTTGGTCAGTGGTGACAGCTGTCTGGATTTCTTTCAGTAACAGTTCAGATGACATGACAAggaccaaatgtgtgtgtgtgtgtgtgtgtgtgtgtgtgtgtctaaaagagagaaagagagagagagactcatatgTATCTAGATATATTCCTGTTTTTATGCCCCAACAAAGAAACCATCCACCAGCAGACAagtcaaatacagacacagacaatgtttGAATATTGTCTCCATCACAGTCTGAAAGCATGAACTACTTTTTTCCAGTGAATACCAGATTTCACCAATAATGATCTTTGCAGAAGTGCCAAACCACCCTTCAACGCGACCTCAccatcacacaaacactgacacactcctcacacaacaaaaccaccacgtACTTGGATTTGACCGGTCCTGAAGCGCGCGACTCCTCCAGGCGCCGTTTGGCTTCCTCCAGCTGAGTGGTAGGGTTGGGCGGGGTGGGCAGGGGCATGTTGGAGTCCTGGGCAAAGGGCTGGCTCGGCAAGGTGCCACCGGTCATGCCCCATGACAGCAGGCCACTGCGCTCCATGGAAGCTGACCGACTAGACATATGGTTACCCGTTTTGCTCTTGGAgctgaaaaaacaaatgaaaaaggaaaatgaaaaacaatgtTATGATTTCAGCACAGAAACTGTGTTTTTTAGCCCTTGGGATTTCAACTCTCACTGTTAAATACTTCACCCTTTTGCTTGACAATAAGTAGTTGCATTCATGTTTAGACAGGCAATAGAGGCAATAACCAatcttaaaaaataataataaaataagaaattaaaaaagaaaaagaagttttgaGCAAAAGTAATTTGTATTACTCCAAGGTAAGTGAACTGATTCCTTGACATGAGTCACAACCTATCATCCAAATAATCTGCCTCAAAACAATTCAGAACACAAATCTTATTAAAAATCTTCAAAAACTCATAACTTGAGATGATGCAACAGGTCATCTgctctcacacagaataaaagacCACCcacctctgtttgtgtgtttgtgaggtagAAGCAGAGGCATGACGGTGGGAGCGCTTGGTAGAGGAGCTTCGGTCGGTGTCCACAGAGCCTGACCCTGTGTCGCCCGTGATGGTCTCACTCTGCATCATCCACTTCATGACCctgaaaccatggcaacaactTGTTCCATCACTCTAGCACTTCAGCAACAGTTGGCAGGGTTACATAGTGTGTCTACATCTCTGCAGCAACTTTCAACACTCAGTATAATATAGACTGAAACCAAAGACATAAGAGTATACCAACCTAATTCTGGATCCTCAAATATGGAGCTCTAAAGGCCTACTGGATATACGAATCTAATTAATCAACTTCAAATATAAAGCTGTAAAGATGTATTCGatcactattacacacacacacacacacaatctctttgctttattttctttgcttttttataACTCGACATACTATACAAATTTAGCTTGAAACAACACAGCCACATACCCCTTTTTCTAATTTCAACCACCCTTAACCTCACCAAAATAAACAGATCACGTACTTTTCACTGGAAGGATTGTTCCAGTTAGGCACAACATGCGATGAATCCGTTTCATACACCATGCTGATCCCACTGTCAATGTTACTGCTCGCGTCTGAGCTTTTGCGCACCACACACTTTTTGGTACTAGTCCTTCCACGGCTGTGCTCAAACCCAGATGGTTCACGCCAGAACACAGTCCCTTGCTGCGCCTCGATCTCCAGCCGCTGCTTGTTGCCGATGTCACgcgaatggtgatggtggtggtggtggtggatatgccGATGGGTCTCCCCTCTCATCACCATCCCCTTGTCCTCACCCATACCGCTGTCGTAGGACTTGGACAGGGACGGGTCCTTCTTGCTACGATGGTGCGAGCGAGGGAAGCTGATGTTGGCCATGGTGGACGCGGCTGCAGCCTCCGCTGCCACACTGGCTGACAGCTGAACCTGCTTGGTCTTAGGCCGCGGCGTGGCAATCCGGTCGGGGGACTTGGTGAGTGGGGACTGGCGCCCTGGGGAACGACTGGGCGTGTGCTGAGAGCTGGACCAGATGCGGGAGCAGTGGTGGTCCAGGATGCTCTCAGCGTTCTCCTCTTCCAGGCCCGACTGGGACATGAGGGGAATGAAGGCAGCTGTGGTGTTCTTGGCGAAAGACTTGTTGGCCACTTCTTCCTCTGCCATTTCACCCTGACCACAAAAGCAAACAACTCAATGTCAACACACTGAGcatatctctgtttcttttcttttttaagtatcACCTTCTTTAGCTCTCACTCTAAGTTAAATGCAACACAAACATGAAACAGAATTTGTTAATTATACATTAGTTGTTTGCAACACAAACAATTGTTAATTATATcactaaataaatgaattaattctaAAACCATAATGAAATTCATAGCTTGAATGTTTCAACAAAGGACAACTATCTTTTCAAGATCAAACAGTATGagtgtgagagaaacagaaaaagactaTGGTTCAAAATAAAACCGTAACTGTCAtgaagcacagagagagcgagagagagagagagagagcacgtgtgtgcgtctgtgtgtgtgtgtgtgtgtgcgcgcgcacgcttacATTGCATGTGAGTGTACCTTCATCAGCTAATGAATCATAAAGTATTTCAAGCAATTACTGCTTCAAGTGCttgttcaaaaacaaaaacaaaaaactcaaacaaatgaaaaaaagaaacatcagaAAACAAGCCAAATGAATAAAgcatcattatttcattttcaatgaACAGCAAGAAACACAAGTTTTGTGCTGCTGGCAATGAGATTATTTCCCTTTGATCTGAGCCATGGAACCCCACTTCAAACAAATATCAACTTTCCAGTACATCAAAAGATCTCATCATCAAAGCGCCTTGTTAAATTACAATTTATGTCAGATTTCAAGGCAAAGTGTCATTCTCTGATAGAGCATCATTGTTCTATGTCTGATCAACA from Babylonia areolata isolate BAREFJ2019XMU chromosome 1, ASM4173473v1, whole genome shotgun sequence includes these protein-coding regions:
- the LOC143289011 gene encoding axin-1-like, translated to MTSKVFEFLNDSGGNNFTETSTRPPVIGEENELQSNGGMSTRSSGSHRSNKSHSSSKSATSNKEVTHSPAATPRKSNLEKGDVANILQTPGFDGEDVEAPLGFEPEGSAANSPPYSENSTPPHLKWAENLTHLLTDSEGVALFKEFLELEQGGSDELQFWFACQGLKRKADSDSGDVSNIVKVIFKTYIRFDKVKCISKDTKKEIVDRLNQKSKVDPCVFDEAQTEVETHLRDVSYPAFLNSDLYVQYVNNYADSPKSSHSSGSNSARPISQTGLLPVLHEDKELGAEEFMSGVGVPLSSNKTPSGRRSDLHSSKRTETVTGFYPFNSRGPSSYPAHVSYAPVSAQDSELQSLSSDALTDDTVSLTDTSSVDGNMTHNRKRIRKAMKTNALQNREYRTGLNTQIIPRTERAPKDRNVAETDPARFAQLLMEKLNKEVEEREAVAKVQEKLRILNQGEMAEEEVANKSFAKNTTAAFIPLMSQSGLEEENAESILDHHCSRIWSSSQHTPSRSPGRQSPLTKSPDRIATPRPKTKQVQLSASVAAEAAAASTMANISFPRSHHRSKKDPSLSKSYDSGMGEDKGMVMRGETHRHIHHHHHHHHSRDIGNKQRLEIEAQQGTVFWREPSGFEHSRGRTSTKKCVVRKSSDASSNIDSGISMVYETDSSHVVPNWNNPSSEKVMKWMMQSETITGDTGSGSVDTDRSSSTKRSHRHASASTSQTHKQSSKSKTGNHMSSRSASMERSGLLSWGMTGGTLPSQPFAQDSNMPLPTPPNPTTQLEEAKRRLEESRASGPVKSKSFAGVPSKEKVRIVPGAGMLPPSHMPSVRTVPSDLDSSAVAPDNPQRPSRPSGGSSQGDSVVVGMYYEQEPIPYRFTLPGRSITLEQIRHLNTKRGNFKYFFKRDSDEFGEGAVFEEIKDDNVVVPMWDGKIVARLQKVD